A window from Leptothermofonsia sichuanensis E412 encodes these proteins:
- a CDS encoding glycerol-3-phosphate acyltransferase translates to MTLTQVWGAFLIFTICPLLGGLPLIDWVTYGLTGQRLRRLGTGNVSVSAAFYHGGRVAGILAVLSEAFKGIAVVLLARSFFPKDPAWEIIALIALVMGRYWFGKGAGTTNVVWGYVVHDPIAAGLVFLISGISFTILRERQQARFGVLVLLPLITALLHIREQDLIVATIALAVLLGWIYMKIPDDLEMAPDGAQASSQGVFRFFQGDRAVYSLDKPLEIGKVGHKAATLAQLKRSGYPVPMGWVLVPGDDPEPLLNLLDPSPRHPLIVRSSAIGEDSETASAAGQYETVLSVTSRKQLMPAISRCLASYDAPAAVQYRRDRGLPTASMAVLIQKQIRGVFSGVAFSRDPIARQGDAVVIEALPGNAAQVVSGQVTPESYQVLVPDSVLAAQNPKGTEDWRLPPDLVLPVEGSGAVPAQVIQQVAFLARHLESHYHGIPQDIEWSYDGTVVWLLQTRPITTLLPIWTRKIAAEVIPGLIRPLTWSINRPLTCGVWGKIFTIVLANRASGLDFNETATLHYSRAYFNASLLGQIFRRMGLPPESLEFLTRGAKFSKPPFTSTLRNLPGLLRLLGRELALEKDFQKDDRQRFAPTLAALARTPASDLSPAQLLERIDHILARLQSATYYSILAPLSAALRKAILKVRDEDLDNGDTPEVAALRSLQELALSARQVLEEQSSGEKEEPGRRSGQESSTPTPFVHFLASSPLAVLAETSRGRAIIDRLNQLLERYGFLSEVGTDIAVPTWKETPELLWQQFEQFCLHPTPQATPPVQTGKTRRVQRRITLKGRVTEVYSRLLAELRWSFVALEKCWLASGLLATEGDIFFLEFDEIRGLVEGAQPGDAQHPVTGDRDRITKLIAHRRAQLETDRELQAVPFLVYGEDPPVPVIIHDWQASQHLRGIGASPGQAEGQVRIMRTLESAPDIGKNTILVVPYTDSGWAPLLARAAGIIAEVGGRLSHGAIVAREYRIPAVMDVHNATHLLKDGQKVRIDGQQGTVEIL, encoded by the coding sequence ATGACATTGACACAGGTTTGGGGTGCTTTTCTGATCTTTACGATCTGCCCCCTATTGGGCGGCTTACCGCTGATCGATTGGGTAACTTATGGGTTAACCGGGCAACGCCTCCGGCGGCTTGGAACTGGCAATGTCAGTGTTTCGGCGGCGTTTTACCACGGTGGACGGGTGGCTGGAATTCTGGCGGTCCTGTCTGAGGCATTCAAAGGGATTGCCGTTGTTTTACTTGCCCGCTCGTTTTTCCCAAAGGATCCTGCCTGGGAAATTATTGCGCTGATCGCGCTGGTCATGGGACGCTACTGGTTTGGCAAAGGGGCAGGAACGACCAATGTGGTCTGGGGGTATGTGGTACATGACCCCATTGCCGCTGGGCTGGTGTTTCTGATCAGCGGCATCAGTTTTACCATTCTGCGAGAACGCCAGCAGGCCCGCTTTGGCGTTCTGGTCCTCTTGCCATTGATAACAGCACTGCTTCATATTCGAGAACAGGACTTGATTGTGGCAACTATTGCCCTGGCAGTCTTACTGGGTTGGATTTATATGAAAATTCCGGATGATTTGGAGATGGCTCCAGACGGTGCGCAGGCCAGTTCCCAGGGAGTGTTTCGGTTTTTTCAGGGCGATCGCGCTGTCTACTCCTTAGATAAACCCCTGGAGATAGGAAAGGTGGGGCACAAGGCAGCGACCCTGGCTCAGCTCAAACGTTCAGGGTATCCGGTGCCTATGGGGTGGGTTCTGGTTCCCGGTGACGACCCGGAACCCTTGCTGAATCTGCTTGACCCCTCTCCCCGCCATCCACTCATCGTTCGTTCCTCAGCCATTGGTGAAGATTCAGAAACAGCCTCCGCCGCCGGACAGTATGAAACGGTTTTGAGTGTGACCAGCCGGAAACAGTTGATGCCAGCCATTTCCCGTTGCCTCGCTTCCTACGATGCTCCGGCTGCCGTTCAGTACCGCCGCGATCGCGGCTTGCCCACTGCCTCCATGGCAGTTTTGATTCAGAAACAAATCCGGGGGGTCTTTTCAGGTGTTGCCTTCAGCCGCGATCCAATTGCCCGCCAGGGCGATGCAGTGGTAATCGAAGCATTACCCGGAAATGCGGCCCAGGTTGTCTCTGGACAGGTCACACCTGAAAGCTATCAGGTGTTGGTGCCCGATTCAGTTCTGGCAGCTCAGAACCCAAAGGGCACGGAGGACTGGCGTCTCCCCCCAGACCTGGTGCTGCCTGTGGAAGGGAGTGGCGCTGTTCCTGCCCAGGTCATCCAGCAGGTCGCCTTTCTGGCCCGGCATCTGGAGTCCCACTATCACGGCATCCCCCAGGATATTGAGTGGAGCTACGACGGAACCGTCGTCTGGCTGCTGCAAACTCGCCCAATTACCACCCTGCTACCGATCTGGACACGCAAAATTGCCGCAGAAGTCATTCCAGGGCTGATTCGCCCGCTGACCTGGTCTATCAACCGTCCCCTGACCTGTGGCGTTTGGGGCAAGATCTTTACCATCGTGCTGGCAAACCGTGCCTCTGGTCTGGACTTCAATGAAACAGCCACTTTGCACTATTCCCGTGCCTATTTCAATGCCTCCCTGTTGGGGCAAATTTTTCGCCGCATGGGGCTACCACCCGAAAGCCTGGAGTTCCTAACCCGGGGTGCAAAATTTAGCAAGCCCCCGTTCACTTCAACCTTAAGAAATCTACCAGGACTGTTGCGGTTATTGGGTCGAGAGCTGGCTTTAGAAAAAGACTTCCAGAAAGACGACCGGCAGCGATTTGCTCCCACTCTTGCCGCCCTTGCCCGGACGCCAGCGTCCGACCTCTCTCCGGCTCAGTTACTGGAGCGGATTGATCACATCCTTGCTCGCCTCCAGTCTGCAACCTACTACAGCATTCTGGCTCCGTTGAGTGCAGCACTGCGGAAGGCAATCTTGAAGGTCAGGGATGAAGACCTGGACAATGGGGATACTCCGGAAGTCGCGGCGTTGCGATCGCTCCAGGAACTGGCGCTTTCTGCCCGACAGGTGTTGGAGGAGCAGAGCAGTGGAGAAAAGGAAGAGCCGGGCAGGAGAAGCGGGCAGGAATCATCCACTCCAACTCCATTCGTTCATTTTCTGGCGTCCTCTCCACTGGCGGTTCTGGCTGAAACCTCCCGTGGCAGAGCCATTATCGATCGCCTGAACCAGTTGCTTGAGCGCTATGGTTTTTTGAGCGAAGTGGGAACGGATATTGCCGTACCTACCTGGAAGGAAACCCCTGAACTCCTCTGGCAACAGTTTGAACAGTTTTGTCTCCATCCAACCCCACAGGCAACACCCCCTGTACAGACAGGTAAAACCAGACGAGTGCAGCGTCGAATTACACTCAAAGGTCGGGTGACAGAAGTCTACAGCCGGCTGCTGGCAGAGTTGCGCTGGAGTTTTGTAGCCCTCGAAAAATGCTGGCTGGCGTCTGGCTTACTGGCAACTGAAGGAGATATTTTTTTCCTGGAGTTTGATGAGATTCGCGGGTTGGTTGAGGGCGCACAGCCGGGCGACGCTCAGCACCCGGTGACGGGTGATCGGGATCGGATTACAAAATTGATTGCCCATCGTCGCGCTCAGTTAGAGACAGACCGTGAGTTGCAGGCGGTACCATTTCTGGTTTACGGAGAGGACCCACCGGTGCCAGTCATCATTCACGACTGGCAGGCATCTCAACACCTGCGGGGGATTGGTGCAAGTCCAGGGCAGGCAGAGGGCCAGGTGCGAATTATGCGGACCCTGGAGTCAGCCCCGGATATTGGTAAGAACACAATTCTGGTGGTGCCCTACACGGATTCTGGTTGGGCACCCCTCCTTGCCAGAGCCGCCGGGATAATTGCCGAAGTAGGGGGACGATTATCCCACGGGGCGATCGTCGCACGGGAGTATCGCATTCCTGCTGTGATGGATGTTCACAATGCCACCCACTTACTCAAAGATGGACAGAAAGTGCGCATCGACGGGCAGCAGGGGACTGTCGAAATTTTGTAG
- a CDS encoding bactofilin family protein: MGPTYVAPNSEFQGTMHVEGDLLVDGIIHGTVEVRGDVVISETGLVEGSELRARNLVVHGVLKAKVLLDGTLTLSHTARLEGDVSASAFSVETGAFYMGYIETGDVKALPGTRTRPELMGAAEEYYPKEGY, encoded by the coding sequence GTGGGCCCCACCTATGTTGCACCGAACAGCGAATTTCAGGGAACGATGCACGTTGAAGGTGACTTGCTGGTGGATGGCATTATTCATGGAACTGTGGAAGTCAGGGGTGATGTGGTCATTTCTGAAACGGGACTGGTTGAAGGATCCGAATTACGGGCAAGAAACCTGGTAGTGCATGGAGTTTTGAAGGCAAAGGTGCTGCTGGATGGAACCCTGACCTTGAGTCACACCGCCCGCCTGGAGGGGGATGTCAGTGCCAGTGCTTTCAGTGTCGAGACAGGGGCTTTCTACATGGGGTATATCGAAACAGGGGATGTGAAAGCGCTGCCAGGGACTCGCACCCGCCCGGAACTGATGGGTGCCGCCGAAGAGTATTACCCTAAAGAAGGATATTAG
- a CDS encoding Mo-dependent nitrogenase C-terminal domain-containing protein: MKGSRSEISPARPEHLIWISREVNITLSASLRHARPRIHSRIFPRIRFAPLNPLRQWLNNIQIQSPEAARKICQTIPSHCPFERTIRFLGYTILYIPPLCKLNPLYPELVALRFRALCYLADECGEDVSLYC, from the coding sequence ATGAAAGGTTCTCGTTCCGAAATTTCTCCCGCCAGACCCGAACACCTCATCTGGATCTCCAGGGAAGTCAACATTACGTTATCGGCATCGCTGCGCCACGCCCGTCCCAGGATTCATTCCAGAATCTTTCCCAGAATTCGATTTGCACCGTTGAACCCCCTGCGTCAATGGCTCAACAATATTCAAATCCAAAGCCCTGAAGCCGCCAGAAAAATCTGCCAGACGATTCCCTCACACTGCCCATTTGAGCGCACAATTCGATTTTTGGGATACACCATCTTGTATATTCCCCCCCTCTGCAAGCTCAATCCACTCTATCCAGAACTGGTTGCCCTTCGCTTCCGGGCACTGTGCTATCTGGCAGATGAGTGTGGTGAAGATGTGAGTCTGTACTGTTAG
- a CDS encoding translocation/assembly module TamB domain-containing protein, with protein MTNSPEPEQENRRRRRFLSRPRAIAISGLILAGVGGGVLWAWLWIHRELVPLVEQNLTQTLGRPVELGPVESVSLTSLRFGASGLPPTPTDPDRATTETVEVNFSPLRLLLDRTLPLQVTLVNPDVYIEQAKDGRWISTTLKPEEEPGWLKIDLQGISVRGGRVTLQPLPQSKLPSAPVSLNGLDGVTRFLENNQLVELDVTGEFAKGGRFTLSGTVRPETGATNLALRGQQVPVAEIARLVESPVVLQTGRADGNLTVQLRPEATPEITGSLSFSGVSGQVADLPQRFADTQGQLQFRQNTVVVDNVQTRVGTVPAQIRGTVNTETGYDLTIQVRSVTAQNLLDTLQIDAPVPVNATLQSTLHVKGALAEPTLQGTFRTLGSAQLDRVEFRFFNGQFQLTTTGDNPTLTFSSLRAVPQAGGVMTGKGRVELGPVPDVAFNFQADRVPGDGIARQYGATPDIQIGAVSAIARISGAPDNLQTTIQFQAPEATFPGSGEILIAGQEVFLKRSSFSVAGGTVQATGQIVDNQLQAMVTAAGVQLNQLSEELRGQFSGNLTLSGSTAALSLAGIQATGQVRFSEGLAIIQEPLTASLRWDGQQLLIQDAVAPGFRARGTVTVATEGVDTPQVDSFNLAVQLQRYNLQDLSPNLPGNVDLAGEADFNGRITGTLTAPNVIGDLNLRNFRVSNLAFDPLLVGRVDFQGGRQTQLELTGQSAVGTPDRIALTLGPDNLPTAFLVRRNEAVATGKTVGDRLLVELQTIPVAILNDFLPDAALALGPVSGTLSGNVAVNLERLTAEGAVAIAQPRIGGLAGDLFRAQIRFADGVSQLSQGELIQQDSRIVLNGKVQTTGDFPIQFQIGFEQTPVQNLLLAFAGLHLPGLGLVRTPETTWEEILKTIPIDVTDQPLLDQLRRLSEIRFWLAQQYAQRQQQQFPTLAELQGPLNGAITITGALQTGLEIAFDLQGTDWTWGQYQIDRVVATGNFAEGVLTLLPLQLTLAEGTLAFSGQFQSESITGQLRASNLPVDLLRPYLRQFPIDATGRINATATLAGNFDNPGVVGEVNLVDATLNQQPIQQATLNFRYIDARFNFESSLLVGNTSPLNIVGDIPVALPFATVQPDSDQIRLRASVENEGLALMNLFTDQVSWMDGQGQLNIAVTGTLSQPSIQGNLVVKNATLQVKALTNPLTNVTGVAESDGNLLVVQRLQAQYNQGQINAQGAIPIFENPLTAQVAAANPLTVTSDNLTVNLQGLYQGEVSGNVVITGAALAPELGGTVQLANGEVRLGEMVGGIEGTPPTTAATDAETTPAQATPAIARNESLAQLPTPQIPSAAVAEPGAIAFNNFQLVLGNRVRVTQVPILSFVVEGAVTLNGSLAEPEPRGVVRLVSGAINLFTTQFRLERGYEQTVTFLPAQGFDPILNVRLIALVPEASGVRLRQSPIGSEIIDDPFANYQINALGSLRTVRVRAAVSGPASALDENLSLTSVPRRSEAEIVALIGGRFLSTLGQGDTALGVAGFAGTVLFGNLQGLITELGQRIGLSELRIFPTLVNEPTRQNSVLGLAVEAGVDVTNNLTVSVSRVFASKQPLRYNLLYRINDQILMRGSTDFQGDSRATVEFETRF; from the coding sequence ATGACTAACTCCCCTGAGCCAGAACAAGAGAACCGCCGTCGCAGACGCTTTTTGTCCCGTCCGCGGGCGATCGCAATCAGTGGCTTGATTCTGGCAGGGGTGGGGGGAGGTGTGCTCTGGGCATGGCTCTGGATTCATCGAGAGCTGGTACCATTGGTTGAACAAAATTTGACCCAGACGCTGGGGCGACCCGTTGAACTGGGTCCAGTTGAATCGGTTTCTTTGACGAGTCTGCGCTTTGGGGCATCCGGGCTGCCGCCTACGCCGACGGATCCAGACCGGGCAACTACCGAAACCGTAGAAGTCAATTTTTCACCCTTGCGCCTGCTGCTGGACCGAACCCTGCCATTGCAGGTCACTTTAGTCAACCCGGATGTTTATATTGAGCAGGCAAAGGATGGACGCTGGATTTCAACCACGCTGAAACCAGAGGAGGAACCTGGCTGGCTGAAAATTGATTTACAGGGGATCAGCGTCCGGGGTGGCCGCGTTACCCTGCAACCCTTACCCCAATCAAAGCTGCCCAGTGCTCCGGTTAGCTTGAATGGGCTTGATGGAGTGACCCGCTTCTTAGAAAACAATCAACTGGTGGAACTGGATGTGACGGGTGAGTTTGCGAAGGGGGGCAGGTTTACCCTGAGTGGAACCGTTCGACCAGAAACGGGAGCCACTAATCTGGCATTGCGCGGACAGCAGGTGCCCGTTGCGGAGATCGCCCGACTGGTTGAGTCACCTGTAGTGTTGCAGACAGGACGGGCCGACGGCAACCTGACCGTTCAACTGCGCCCGGAAGCAACACCGGAAATTACTGGTAGCCTGAGTTTCAGCGGAGTATCTGGTCAAGTTGCAGATTTGCCGCAGCGATTTGCGGATACCCAGGGACAGTTGCAGTTTCGGCAAAACACGGTTGTTGTGGACAACGTCCAGACTCGTGTGGGGACGGTTCCGGCTCAGATCAGGGGCACGGTGAATACCGAAACTGGCTATGACCTGACAATTCAGGTGCGATCGGTGACCGCCCAAAATTTGTTGGATACCCTGCAAATCGACGCTCCTGTTCCAGTGAATGCCACCCTTCAATCAACGCTGCATGTGAAGGGAGCGCTGGCAGAACCAACCCTCCAGGGAACCTTTCGCACCCTGGGTTCAGCCCAACTGGATCGGGTGGAGTTTCGTTTCTTCAACGGGCAGTTTCAACTGACCACAACGGGTGACAATCCCACCCTGACGTTTTCCAGCCTGCGGGCAGTGCCCCAGGCCGGTGGGGTGATGACTGGCAAGGGCCGGGTGGAGTTGGGACCTGTGCCCGACGTGGCATTTAACTTTCAGGCAGATCGGGTGCCTGGGGATGGAATTGCCCGTCAGTATGGGGCAACCCCCGACATTCAGATTGGAGCCGTTTCAGCGATCGCCCGGATCTCTGGAGCGCCAGACAACTTGCAAACCACTATCCAGTTTCAGGCACCAGAAGCCACCTTCCCAGGGAGCGGTGAAATCCTGATAGCCGGACAGGAGGTGTTCTTAAAGCGTTCCAGTTTTAGCGTGGCAGGGGGCACCGTCCAGGCAACTGGACAGATCGTCGATAATCAGCTTCAGGCTATGGTAACTGCCGCAGGAGTTCAGTTAAACCAGTTGTCTGAAGAACTGAGAGGGCAGTTTAGCGGCAACCTGACATTGTCTGGCAGCACAGCCGCCCTCAGTCTGGCGGGGATTCAGGCAACAGGGCAGGTGCGCTTTTCGGAAGGGCTGGCAATCATTCAGGAGCCTCTGACTGCCAGCCTTCGCTGGGATGGGCAGCAGTTGTTGATCCAGGATGCGGTGGCTCCTGGCTTCCGTGCCAGGGGCACCGTAACTGTAGCAACAGAGGGCGTAGATACTCCCCAGGTGGATAGTTTCAATCTGGCTGTACAGCTACAGAGGTACAATCTGCAAGATCTTAGCCCCAACTTGCCAGGGAATGTTGACCTGGCAGGAGAAGCAGACTTCAATGGCCGGATTACCGGCACCTTAACTGCCCCCAACGTTATTGGAGATTTAAACCTGCGCAATTTTCGGGTCAGCAATCTGGCATTTGACCCACTCCTGGTCGGTCGGGTTGATTTTCAGGGAGGACGCCAGACTCAGCTTGAGTTGACGGGACAGTCTGCTGTCGGCACGCCTGATCGGATTGCCCTCACCCTCGGACCGGATAATCTGCCAACCGCCTTTCTGGTCAGGCGAAATGAGGCAGTGGCCACAGGTAAAACCGTTGGAGACAGGTTACTGGTCGAACTGCAAACCATTCCAGTGGCCATCTTGAATGATTTCCTGCCCGATGCCGCGCTGGCACTGGGTCCCGTCTCCGGCACCCTATCTGGTAACGTTGCCGTCAATCTGGAACGGTTGACGGCAGAGGGAGCAGTGGCGATCGCCCAACCTCGCATTGGTGGGCTGGCAGGAGATCTGTTTCGTGCGCAGATCCGTTTTGCCGACGGGGTTTCCCAGTTGAGCCAGGGGGAACTGATTCAGCAGGACAGCCGCATTGTCCTGAATGGCAAGGTACAAACCACAGGGGACTTCCCCATTCAGTTCCAGATCGGGTTTGAGCAGACCCCAGTGCAAAACCTGTTGCTTGCTTTCGCCGGACTGCATCTGCCAGGGCTGGGGCTTGTCCGAACGCCAGAGACTACCTGGGAAGAAATCCTCAAAACCATCCCGATTGATGTCACCGATCAACCGCTTTTAGACCAGTTGCGCCGACTTTCAGAAATCCGATTCTGGCTGGCACAGCAGTATGCCCAGCGTCAACAACAGCAATTTCCTACCCTGGCAGAACTCCAGGGTCCATTGAATGGGGCGATCACCATTACGGGAGCTTTGCAAACCGGGTTAGAGATTGCCTTTGACTTGCAGGGAACTGACTGGACGTGGGGGCAGTACCAGATTGACCGGGTGGTAGCAACGGGTAACTTTGCCGAGGGGGTGCTGACACTGCTTCCCCTGCAACTGACCCTGGCAGAAGGAACCCTGGCATTTAGTGGTCAGTTTCAATCAGAGTCTATTACCGGGCAACTGCGTGCCAGCAACCTTCCAGTCGATCTATTACGACCTTACCTGCGCCAGTTTCCGATTGATGCCACAGGCAGAATCAACGCCACGGCCACCCTGGCAGGAAATTTTGATAATCCCGGCGTTGTGGGTGAAGTCAACCTGGTCGATGCGACCCTGAACCAGCAGCCAATTCAGCAAGCTACCCTGAACTTCCGCTACATTGACGCCCGGTTTAACTTTGAGAGTAGCCTGCTGGTGGGAAATACCAGCCCACTCAACATTGTGGGAGATATTCCAGTTGCGCTGCCCTTTGCAACGGTGCAGCCAGATAGTGACCAGATCCGGTTGCGAGCCAGTGTCGAAAATGAAGGACTGGCATTGATGAACCTGTTTACGGACCAGGTGAGCTGGATGGATGGACAGGGGCAGTTAAACATTGCTGTGACTGGCACCCTGAGTCAACCATCGATTCAGGGAAACCTGGTTGTTAAGAATGCGACCCTGCAAGTCAAAGCCTTAACGAACCCGTTGACCAACGTTACGGGAGTGGCCGAGTCTGACGGCAACCTGCTGGTGGTTCAGCGCTTACAGGCCCAATATAATCAGGGACAGATCAATGCCCAGGGGGCGATTCCCATCTTTGAGAACCCACTCACTGCCCAGGTTGCAGCGGCTAATCCGCTAACCGTTACCTCCGATAATCTGACTGTCAACTTGCAGGGGCTATATCAGGGAGAGGTGAGCGGCAATGTGGTGATTACGGGGGCTGCTCTGGCTCCAGAGTTAGGGGGAACAGTTCAACTGGCTAATGGTGAAGTTCGCCTGGGTGAAATGGTGGGTGGCATTGAAGGTACCCCACCCACCACGGCTGCAACCGATGCAGAAACCACACCTGCACAGGCGACGCCAGCGATCGCCAGAAATGAAAGCCTTGCTCAACTCCCTACCCCGCAAATCCCTTCCGCAGCGGTTGCCGAGCCAGGGGCGATCGCCTTTAATAATTTTCAGTTGGTGCTGGGCAATCGGGTCCGGGTCACCCAGGTCCCAATCCTCAGCTTTGTGGTTGAAGGGGCAGTCACCCTTAACGGCTCCCTGGCTGAACCAGAACCCAGGGGAGTCGTTCGTCTGGTCAGTGGAGCCATCAACCTGTTTACAACCCAATTTCGTCTGGAGCGAGGCTATGAACAAACCGTTACCTTCCTCCCTGCCCAGGGTTTTGACCCGATTCTAAATGTACGACTCATTGCCCTGGTCCCAGAAGCCAGTGGTGTCCGTCTACGGCAGTCACCGATTGGCAGCGAAATTATTGATGATCCATTTGCCAACTATCAAATCAACGCTTTGGGTTCCCTGCGTACAGTTCGAGTCCGGGCAGCGGTTTCTGGTCCGGCCAGTGCTCTGGATGAAAATTTAAGCCTGACTAGTGTTCCCCGACGCAGTGAAGCAGAAATTGTGGCTCTGATTGGTGGGCGATTTTTATCTACGCTGGGGCAAGGCGATACGGCCTTAGGCGTTGCCGGTTTTGCCGGTACTGTTCTATTCGGCAACTTGCAGGGACTCATCACTGAACTGGGGCAACGAATTGGATTAAGTGAACTGCGCATCTTCCCAACCCTGGTGAATGAACCCACCAGACAGAACTCCGTCCTGGGTTTAGCCGTGGAAGCAGGAGTCGATGTCACCAATAATTTGACCGTTTCAGTATCAAGGGTATTCGCCTCCAAACAACCCCTGCGGTACAATCTCCTGTACCGGATTAACGACCAGATTTTAATGCGAGGCTCCACGGATTTCCAGGGTGACAGCCGCGCCACCGTTGAGTTTGAAACCCGGTTTTAA
- a CDS encoding helix-turn-helix domain-containing protein, giving the protein MAGVYKLEIAESVEDLKPLLRSQKSASDKERVQLLYLLKSEQAKTVQAAAELLGRHRVTVQEWLRLYRQGGLSSLLSHKRRLGRQHSIPQWAQDALNQRLQQAEGFNSYGEICQWLESQLGIVAPYKTVHQLVQYRLKASPKVARPISAQQSPEQVETYKKNSVRIWQC; this is encoded by the coding sequence ATGGCAGGGGTTTACAAACTGGAAATCGCTGAGAGTGTCGAAGACCTCAAGCCGTTGCTGCGATCTCAAAAGAGTGCGTCAGACAAAGAGCGAGTGCAGTTACTGTATCTGCTCAAAAGTGAGCAAGCCAAAACAGTGCAGGCCGCAGCAGAATTACTGGGACGGCATCGGGTCACGGTGCAAGAGTGGTTACGACTTTACCGCCAGGGAGGACTGAGCAGTTTGTTAAGCCACAAGCGTCGCCTTGGACGGCAGCATAGCATTCCTCAATGGGCACAGGATGCCTTGAACCAACGATTGCAGCAGGCAGAAGGGTTCAATAGTTACGGCGAGATTTGCCAGTGGTTAGAAAGCCAACTGGGCATTGTGGCCCCTTACAAAACCGTGCATCAGTTGGTGCAGTATCGCCTCAAAGCGTCTCCCAAAGTGGCTCGTCCCATCAGTGCCCAGCAATCACCTGAGCAGGTAGAAACCTATAAAAAAAACTCTGTGAGAATTTGGCAATGCTAG
- a CDS encoding IS630 family transposase, producing MLAWFAVAVLGLTERVRFLCEDETRISLKTISGRKITASGIKPKGKVQWQFRATYLYGVVEPATGEHCFYEFTHFNPDCFQVFLNLVAQHFADSILIIQLDQAGCHRAKRLQIPSNIILMFQPSHSPETNPIEQVWLHLKRGFRWKLPQTLDELRLLMRERLQEMTQVVIRSIVGRASILEALSVAGL from the coding sequence ATGCTAGCTTGGTTTGCTGTCGCTGTGCTGGGGTTAACTGAACGGGTTCGATTCCTTTGTGAGGATGAAACGCGCATTAGCCTCAAGACCATTAGTGGTCGCAAAATCACTGCATCCGGTATTAAACCGAAAGGGAAAGTGCAATGGCAGTTTCGTGCCACTTACTTGTATGGTGTTGTTGAGCCTGCGACTGGAGAACACTGCTTCTACGAGTTCACCCACTTCAACCCCGACTGCTTTCAAGTGTTTCTCAATCTGGTTGCTCAGCACTTTGCAGACAGTATTTTGATTATCCAACTTGACCAAGCGGGTTGCCACCGAGCGAAGCGTTTGCAGATTCCATCCAACATCATTTTGATGTTTCAACCGTCTCATTCACCGGAAACCAATCCCATTGAGCAAGTTTGGTTGCATCTCAAGCGAGGATTTCGGTGGAAATTGCCTCAGACCCTCGATGAGTTGCGTTTATTGATGCGAGAGCGATTGCAAGAAATGACCCAGGTAGTGATTCGTTCAATCGTTGGTAGGGCCTCCATCCTTGAGGCATTATCTGTAGCCGGTCTTTAA
- the tpiA gene encoding triose-phosphate isomerase — protein sequence MRRIVIAGNWKMYKTQAEAMEFLQGFVPHLDETPDDREIVLCAPFTALGSLSQSLHGSRVRLGAQNVHWEKAGAYTGEIAAPMLTEIGVRYVIVGHSERRQYFGETDETVNLRLKAAQAHGLVPILCVGETKQQRDANETESVIFNQIDRGLVDIDQSNLVIAYEPIWAIGTGDTCESVEANRVIGLIRKQLSNPDVPIQYGGSVKPDNIDEIMAQPEIDGALVGGASLQPDSFARIVNFH from the coding sequence GTGCGAAGAATTGTTATTGCTGGCAACTGGAAAATGTACAAGACTCAGGCAGAGGCGATGGAGTTTCTGCAAGGGTTTGTCCCGCATCTGGATGAAACACCGGACGATCGCGAAATTGTTCTCTGCGCTCCATTTACTGCCCTGGGCAGTCTTTCCCAAAGTCTGCACGGCAGCCGCGTTCGTCTGGGTGCCCAAAATGTTCACTGGGAAAAAGCGGGTGCTTACACTGGTGAGATTGCGGCTCCCATGCTGACGGAGATTGGCGTCCGGTATGTCATCGTCGGGCACAGTGAACGACGGCAGTATTTTGGTGAGACCGATGAAACCGTTAATTTGCGGCTAAAGGCCGCTCAGGCTCATGGGTTGGTTCCGATCCTGTGCGTAGGGGAAACCAAGCAACAGCGGGATGCGAATGAAACGGAATCCGTGATCTTCAATCAGATTGACAGAGGACTGGTGGATATTGACCAGTCTAATCTGGTGATTGCCTATGAGCCGATCTGGGCGATCGGGACGGGCGACACCTGCGAATCGGTCGAGGCCAATCGGGTGATTGGGCTGATCCGTAAGCAGTTGAGCAATCCCGATGTGCCGATTCAGTATGGTGGTTCAGTCAAACCCGACAATATTGACGAGATCATGGCGCAACCAGAAATCGATGGTGCCCTGGTGGGTGGAGCCAGCTTACAACCGGATAGCTTCGCCCGGATTGTCAACTTTCATTAA